One Williamsia phyllosphaerae genomic window, GCCTCCGAGCGGACCCACGCCCATGCCGTCACACCCGCGGTCACCGCGAGCAGCAGACCCGAGACGATGGTCGACGCGGCGAGCGACGGACTGATGTCGACGGGGTCGACCAACACCGACACCGGCGACTGCGCCGCGAACGCCAGACCCCCGATGACGGCGAACGCGAGTCCGACGTACCGCCCGACGGCATCGTGGCGTCCGACGACCGTGATCGTCGCGGCCAGGCCCAGCAGGGCCGGAACCGCCACCGGCGCATCGAATGCCGAGACCACGCTGATCAGCGCGGCGACCCCGGCCAGGGCGGCCCAGGTGTGTCGGAGCACCACGGTCATCGACGGGATGGTGTCGGCGAGCAGGACCAGGGCCAGCAGCGTCAGCGCGAGAAGGGCGATCGCGCCGGCGGCGAGGTGGCGGTCGACGGCGACGCCGGACACCAGCAGCGGGATCGTCCCGACCACCGAGGTGGCCGCCGTGGCGAGGGTCGCGACCCGAGAGTTCAGGCGCGGTAGCACCGCGACGGTGGAGCCCAGCGTGAGAGCGGCGTTGACCACACACGCGCCGGCCAGCAACCACATGTCGATGTCGGTGGCCGTGCCCGAGAGAGCGGTGGCCGGTATGAGCCAGATGGTCCCGGCGACGACGCGCACGATGTGCAGGTACAGCCAGTCGGTGCCGAGGTGCGCGGGCAGGGTGACCAACGAGAGCGCCAACATGAACCCGACGAGGGTGAGGTTCACACCGTCGGCGACGAACGGCGCCAGGACGATCAGCGGGACCAGGACCCCCAGTGCGAGGTACTCCGAGTCCCACCGGCGTGCAAGGGCCAGACCGGCACCACCGACCACCGCGGCGATCGCGAGACCGGCTGCGGCCGGCAACCATTCGTAGATACGGGTGACCGCGATGACGTCGAGGTAGGCGGTGGCGATGCCCGTCGCGGCGAGTGCGAGCGATCCGATCCGCCCCTCGGCGCGGCGATGCATCCGCCATCCGGCCGCCACGAGTACACCGGCGAGGACGGCACCGGCACCGACCCGGACCTCAGGTCGCAGGATGCCGGCCTGGG contains:
- a CDS encoding DUF2339 domain-containing protein; translation: MTESDARPDRPDWTVLSRVSADFESLSRQMAQMSSHLTEMQSTMTAPRPGPAPAPQPAPRPQPAPAAPPVPRAPHPAPQMYPPDLPQWMRPGSGLESPTAQFPPRPNQGPPMQGPPPRPMPPRPMPPRAPMPQYPIGPPPPPRPGLLKRAASAADGRLVGAILAAAGVAVTLVGVVLLLVLAAQAGILRPEVRVGAGAVLAGVLVAAGWRMHRRAEGRIGSLALAATGIATAYLDVIAVTRIYEWLPAAAGLAIAAVVGGAGLALARRWDSEYLALGVLVPLIVLAPFVADGVNLTLVGFMLALSLVTLPAHLGTDWLYLHIVRVVAGTIWLIPATALSGTATDIDMWLLAGACVVNAALTLGSTVAVLPRLNSRVATLATAATSVVGTIPLLVSGVAVDRHLAAGAIALLALTLLALVLLADTIPSMTVVLRHTWAALAGVAALISVVSAFDAPVAVPALLGLAATITVVGRHDAVGRYVGLAFAVIGGLAFAAQSPVSVLVDPVDISPSLAASTIVSGLLLAVTAGVTAWAWVRSEAVAPAAQWLWALTGVVALYAITSVCVTTGVATGGVDAGFFAGHMAATICWVIAAAAALVQATRVPAGAARIVPVGAGLLLAAAAVGKLMLFDLATLDGAFRVGAFIVVGLILLTIGSRYARVLGRDATDSTDTPSPVTR